Part of the Sulfurimonas denitrificans DSM 1251 genome is shown below.
GATTTACATCAACCGTTTAGAATGTGGCATATTTTTGTATATTCACACTGGACTTCAGCAATAGCAATTGGCTCTGTAATGGCTTCAATGTATTTAGGTCTTTTAACTCTTCTTGGGTTTTTAGCATTTAAGAAAAATGATGTTTTATTTGACAAAGTTCTTCTTTGGACAACTATCCTTGCAATACCAGTTACACTCTATACTGCATCTTTAATGGCGCAATGTACAGCACGTGAATTATGGCAAATGCCAGCTGAATCTGCTCAGATGATTTTAGCAGCTCTTCTTGCAGGTTCTGCGACTATGCTTCTTCTTGGTGGAAATAAGCTCTCAAGCGAAGCAAAAAATAGTTTAGGTGTAGTTTTAGGGCTTAGTGCTTTAATGGCATTTATAATCTACATGTCAGAGTATATTTTTGGACCAATGAAAGCAGAAGAGATAGCAGCAACTATTGATTATGTAAAAGGTAATGGAGAGTATGCTGTAATGTTCTGGTTAGGTCAATGGATGACTTTTATCCTGCCAATGTTGCTTATTGTACTCAGCAGAGCTAGTAAATCCGATGCTATTTTAAAATTAGCAGCAATTCTGGCATTAGTTGGTTTAGCGATTGTTAAACATGTATGGCTAATGATTCCACAGTTATTACCAATGAGTTAGGGAGAATATTGAATGTATTTAGAAAGTAGAAGAACATTTTTAAAAGGCGCTGCATTTACTGTAGCGGGCGCAACAATAGCAAAGGGTGTATTTACAACTGATGTTCTTGCTGAATCAG
Proteins encoded:
- the nrfD gene encoding NrfD/PsrC family molybdoenzyme membrane anchor subunit; this translates as MAHEILAATNAVVTLDVALPGIVWPWLVTVNMWAKSIGTGLIFMLFMLLRMHPESAKNLRFSTTVVAFVFINIFLLFTLADLHQPFRMWHIFVYSHWTSAIAIGSVMASMYLGLLTLLGFLAFKKNDVLFDKVLLWTTILAIPVTLYTASLMAQCTARELWQMPAESAQMILAALLAGSATMLLLGGNKLSSEAKNSLGVVLGLSALMAFIIYMSEYIFGPMKAEEIAATIDYVKGNGEYAVMFWLGQWMTFILPMLLIVLSRASKSDAILKLAAILALVGLAIVKHVWLMIPQLLPMS